A genomic segment from Deinococcus sp. YIM 77859 encodes:
- a CDS encoding phage tail tube protein, with amino-acid sequence MNKNIALLALTGVLTLASCSGGPNVTTPPETQNPVTTGSLTIVKPDTVTAVVRNSAGTDVAPSSYSALAPGNYTVTFSREGYVSQTANFTIVAGQNTQVTAPNLTQNPSTTPSRGVYYIGANGALTAIPAADLEALRNGDASRFVFNAWLEDEAGGVTVSDANAISGTPSAGEQIEVAPDRTQNLAVAYVGYRAADGNVYPVAGATVRWNITGAPDYAELFEDVDEGDELTPEQQAALAAFLAGSEGAVIFGAADDGGNDTGFTGGITPPSVAQPLSISANAKQADTITNYVGGSNLPFPASNNTYPLNNATGVTSANVNGLTWTTLFANRDYAAAEVVAVAFIDGIEIDKAVLNKYFAPRPELTIDKRIVTDSDGDNNGVVSVTGGTVTLDIEVRNNGGIATDIDVSDLLNLGNADDYAIVGGTVQVLDENGTVVDSIPVAEGADGFDYTIDELDEGEARIFRFTVDADAPGAYCDTGVITSYNSPFFGAFDNVNLADEACAIFTAPQFTITKTFANGATTAVASAGQSVPVTITVRNNGNATGTFDGVSEFLSRVNGAPVPPTTNDPNYSVSNPSAGGVVTGDSITWDPATPIILAPGDSQTFTFNVQASADGQYCDVATTGEVSFGTAPTSNEACLVVVTPTITKTNNPRVLRPGQGYTSTITVRNPSTYTPITVNVNDTLGFNNSNNGYVTFSGATYSVNGNPAVAVTSANNAVSTGNVTIPANGTLVLTVNSTIPLGAGGTYCNVATFVPTFNPNFTPNSARDCVFVQTNVALQTQLTDTVDPITRNNGANADGRTTYVSVLSNEVASNETVGNSTISYAFGAQTGVVDGDPSGDGSVNPGDGLFNNPTATRVYFDPTPQRDPVTGAVVSDYNNATAVQLNQGADYTITSNAGGEQVLNITRALPPGAAFFVVHENVSVSPAVPTTNPNTGNNLYSTNYVWVTRGVASGTTYSATSAEPTSVR; translated from the coding sequence ATGAATAAGAACATCGCTTTGCTGGCCCTGACGGGTGTGCTGACGCTGGCGTCGTGCAGTGGCGGCCCGAACGTGACCACTCCCCCTGAGACGCAGAATCCCGTCACTACGGGCAGCCTGACCATCGTGAAGCCGGACACGGTGACCGCCGTTGTGCGTAACAGCGCGGGTACGGACGTTGCTCCCAGCAGCTACAGCGCCCTGGCTCCCGGCAACTACACGGTGACCTTCTCGCGCGAAGGCTACGTCAGCCAGACGGCCAACTTCACCATTGTGGCGGGTCAAAACACCCAGGTGACCGCCCCCAACCTCACCCAGAACCCCAGTACCACCCCCAGCCGTGGCGTCTACTACATCGGTGCGAACGGTGCCCTGACGGCCATCCCCGCCGCTGACCTGGAAGCCCTCCGGAACGGCGACGCCAGCCGCTTTGTGTTTAACGCCTGGCTGGAAGACGAGGCCGGAGGCGTGACTGTGAGCGATGCCAACGCGATCAGCGGCACGCCCTCTGCCGGTGAGCAGATCGAAGTCGCCCCCGACCGTACCCAGAACCTCGCCGTAGCTTACGTGGGCTACCGTGCCGCCGACGGCAACGTGTACCCGGTTGCGGGCGCGACGGTGCGCTGGAACATTACGGGTGCCCCCGACTACGCGGAGCTGTTCGAGGACGTTGACGAAGGGGATGAGCTGACGCCCGAGCAGCAGGCAGCTCTGGCCGCCTTCCTCGCTGGCAGTGAGGGAGCCGTGATCTTTGGTGCAGCCGACGACGGCGGCAACGACACGGGCTTCACGGGCGGCATCACGCCCCCTAGCGTAGCGCAGCCCCTCTCCATCAGCGCGAACGCCAAGCAGGCCGACACCATCACCAACTACGTGGGTGGCAGCAACCTGCCCTTCCCGGCCAGCAACAACACCTACCCGCTGAACAACGCCACCGGCGTGACCAGCGCCAACGTCAACGGCCTCACCTGGACCACCCTGTTCGCCAACCGCGACTACGCAGCGGCGGAAGTGGTGGCCGTGGCCTTTATCGACGGCATCGAGATCGACAAGGCCGTCCTGAACAAGTACTTCGCGCCGCGCCCCGAGCTGACGATCGACAAGCGCATCGTTACCGATAGCGACGGTGACAACAACGGCGTCGTATCTGTCACCGGTGGAACGGTCACCCTGGACATCGAGGTCCGTAACAACGGCGGCATTGCGACGGATATTGACGTCAGCGACCTGCTCAATCTGGGGAACGCCGACGATTACGCCATCGTTGGCGGCACGGTACAGGTCCTTGACGAGAATGGCACTGTCGTTGACAGCATCCCGGTGGCTGAGGGGGCCGACGGCTTCGACTACACCATCGACGAGCTGGACGAAGGTGAAGCCCGCATCTTCCGCTTCACGGTTGATGCCGACGCTCCTGGTGCGTACTGCGACACCGGCGTCATCACCAGCTACAACTCGCCCTTCTTCGGCGCCTTCGACAATGTCAACCTTGCTGATGAGGCCTGTGCGATCTTTACCGCGCCGCAGTTCACCATCACCAAGACCTTTGCAAACGGCGCGACCACGGCCGTGGCTTCTGCTGGCCAGAGCGTCCCGGTCACCATCACCGTCCGGAACAACGGCAACGCAACCGGCACCTTCGATGGCGTGAGCGAATTCCTCAGCCGCGTGAATGGGGCTCCCGTTCCTCCCACCACCAACGACCCCAACTACAGTGTCAGCAACCCCAGCGCGGGTGGTGTGGTCACGGGCGACAGCATCACCTGGGATCCCGCGACGCCGATCATCCTGGCTCCCGGCGATTCCCAGACCTTTACCTTCAACGTGCAGGCCAGCGCGGACGGCCAGTACTGCGACGTGGCAACCACCGGCGAAGTTAGCTTCGGCACTGCCCCGACCTCCAACGAGGCCTGCCTTGTGGTCGTCACGCCCACCATCACCAAGACCAACAACCCGCGTGTCCTGCGCCCGGGTCAGGGGTACACGAGCACCATCACGGTCCGCAACCCCTCGACCTACACCCCCATCACGGTCAACGTCAACGACACGCTGGGCTTCAACAACAGCAACAACGGCTACGTGACCTTCAGTGGGGCCACCTACAGTGTGAATGGCAACCCCGCCGTTGCGGTGACCTCCGCCAACAACGCGGTCAGCACTGGCAACGTCACCATCCCTGCGAATGGCACCCTGGTTCTCACGGTGAACAGCACCATCCCGCTGGGTGCGGGCGGTACCTACTGCAACGTGGCGACCTTCGTGCCCACGTTCAACCCCAACTTCACGCCCAACAGCGCCCGCGACTGCGTGTTCGTGCAGACCAACGTCGCGCTCCAGACGCAGCTCACCGACACGGTCGACCCGATCACCCGCAACAACGGTGCCAACGCCGACGGCCGCACCACCTACGTGAGCGTTCTGTCCAACGAAGTCGCGTCCAACGAAACGGTGGGCAACAGCACCATCTCGTACGCCTTCGGTGCGCAGACGGGTGTCGTGGATGGTGACCCGAGTGGTGATGGTAGCGTCAACCCGGGTGACGGCCTGTTCAACAACCCAACCGCCACCCGCGTGTACTTCGATCCTACGCCGCAGCGTGACCCAGTCACCGGTGCTGTGGTGTCCGATTACAACAACGCGACGGCGGTCCAGCTTAACCAGGGCGCGGACTACACCATCACCAGCAACGCGGGTGGCGAGCAGGTGCTCAACATCACCCGTGCGCTGCCCCCCGGTGCTGCGTTCTTCGTCGTTCACGAGAACGTCTCGGTTTCCCCGGCTGTGCCGACGACAAACCCCAATACGGGCAACAACCTGTACTCCACCAACTACGTGTGGGTCACGCGGGGCGTGGCGAGCGGCACCACCTACAGCGCGACCAGCGCCGAGCCGACCTCCGTTCGCTAA